The Cervus canadensis isolate Bull #8, Minnesota chromosome 13, ASM1932006v1, whole genome shotgun sequence genomic interval AGGCTGGGGGAGTCACAactccctgccccagcctccctccctgcctttgcCACTGGGGGGTGTTCTTGAGAGGTGTGAAGAGAAAACAGCTATTTTGAATTGTTGCCCAGGCATTTTACTGCATGACAACCCTGCTCGTGTACAGAATCTGGACAGTTAGGTGAGGACTCAAGCTCAGGATCCCCACCACAAGTTCTTGCCTTGCTTTTCCCCCAGCACCTTTTACAGTGACCAGAGTCGAGCCGCTGACAGTCAGTGACCACTGCCCCAAGCACCTTATAAGTTCTAGGTGCTTGCTACCCTGGGCTATCCATCTCCAGCTTGCTGGTGACCTGATGGAGAGCTGCCCTTCCCCTGGCTCACAGAGCATGTCCatcccccaaccaggaactgtAAGGGACAGATTTTGTGTGTCTCCTTTGTGTGACATCTTGAAACTGTGGCTTCATCAAAACGACCCCAGGGTTTCACCTTCGGCAGGTGAGAGTTCCAATGCTGGGAGAGCCACACGCGGAGTCCATGTGGGTGGTTGCGCTTCCTCGCTCAGTGGGTCATGATTGGTGTGTTCTCAGTCCACCACTCTGGGTTTTCCAACTTAGGCTGACAGTtgcccctcctgccccccagGGCCTTGGAAGACAGGGTCAGGGTTGGAGAAACAGGCTTCTTTCTACCTCATACTCCTGTTCCTGTCCCACTCTGAGGGCTCTCCCACTCACTGCTTCCTCCTTTTTCCTCATGCACTGAAGCCCATCCTGGCACCTGCTTCTCTTTTCAGAGGACTGAGCTAGTACAGCCCTCTGTCCTCATATCCCCCAAcatgctcccctcccccatgtcCAATAAACCCTCTGAAGAGGACCTGAGACCCCTCCCCAGGACACCCAGACCTTCCACCCAAAGGAAGGGGTGATGACAGTGCAACTTCAGATGAAAGAAAGCACTTTGAGGTCCCCAAGGCGCAGACTCTGCCCCCGGGGAGACGGAGGGGAGCAGCAGAGGCATCCTTGGGCCCAGGTCTAAAATCGATGTGGTCTTTATTGAGACGATAGCAATTCCCCAGGATGAGCAAGTGTGGGGTGTTGGGAGTGGCAGCACTAGCCACTCTAAGACCATCTTGACACCATCCTCCGGTCCTCGGCCAAAACAGAGTCAATGAGGCCTCGTCCCTGGACTCCAGCCCAGGGAAGGGCTGAGAGAAGAGGGTCAAGGTCAGAAGTCACGTGGAGCCCAGTGACTGTCAAGGCAGCTTGTTGGAAACGGGGCTGGAGCAGGGTAAGCAGAGAGGTGGCCCCAGGTGGCCAGACGCAGTGCAAAGAGACACTAGCCCCAGGCCTGGAATGCATAGGCTTTGGGTTGCCATGCAGAGCCCGCCACAGTCTGGCGGGGTAACGTGGGGTGCAGTCGAGGGGAGCCAGCAGGCAGCTCTCCTGAGGAAGGTAGGACTGCCAGCCCTGAGGCTGACCCAGACCCCAAGAATCCCCACTGAGCCTGTCCTGCCCGCACCCCTGCAGAGGTGGGGCTCCCAGCCCCTGGTGCGCAGAGGCCAGGAGAGCCTGAGGGACTGGTGAACATCAGCAGGGTCTTGGCCACGTGAGGGGAGAAGGGCACCTGGTAAGGGCTGCTGAAGGGGCGGGCTGCAGCACTGGCAGATTCCAGGGAGCCCACAAGCGTGTCGGAAGACTAGGTGGTCCTGAGGGCCTGGAGGCAGCCTCACTCTGCACCAGTCCAGGCCAAGTTCCTGGACAGCGGGACCAGCCGCTGGAAGGGGGGCCAGGTGAGCTGCgtgggggtcaggaagagtcctcCGAGGTGGACAGACAAGAGTTGGCAGAGCTGCTGGCCCAGCCAGGAGCCTGGAGTCGCCTTATTTGCAGTACTCCTTCCTGAACTCTGGAAGCCAAAGGGACAGGTGgtgtctgccctctgccctggtgAAATGGGCCGACTTCCGTCGGGACCATCCAGGGACTTCTGGAACCCCGAGGGGGCAGGGGACTCCTGCTCGCAAGGCTGGCGGGTGTCTTGGGGCTCTGAGTGGGTGGAAAGGGGGTACAGCCCAGCTCTGAGATGGGCAGgggtctcctccctcccctccactaACCTTTGTCCAAGTCGATGTTCTTGGCAGGCGGGAGGCTGTGGGCCAGGTCAGCCCTCTCCTTCAGGATGTTGTTTTTGTAATCTGGAGCAGGAAGAGAGCAGGGTGAGGGCCCCCCAAAGACGTGCCTCCCTCATCCCAGGCCTGGGAGCCACAGTCTTGCCCCTTAGGTCTCCTCACCTAGTCGAATGTCCTCACTCCTGTAAAGAGCCGGGTCCCCGGAGGCCACAGCAAACTCTGCCATGTTCATGTCTTTCCTGGAGgcaggagggtggtgggaggtcAGAGGATGGGTGAGTCTGCTGGGTCCCCTGGGAAGCCAGAAGGGACACTCACCCCTTGGACTTGGACTTCTTGTCGGAGTATTCGTAGCCTGGGGAGGGAGACTCGTGTTGGGGACAGCCTTGCGCACTCCCCAGCTCCTCCAGCCCAGAGGAACCCTCTGCTTTGGTCACTGTGCCCTAAGTCCCGCCTCCGGCTGGGAAAGGCTTTCTGGCACTGACCCCAGCCAGGCAATCGACTCACCTCCACGGCGGCGCTGCCGGGTGGCCAGAACGACCGTGATGAGCAGCAGGATGAAGAGCAGCAGGGTGGCCAGCACGTAACCCAGCTGCTGGAAGAAGTGGGCCCGGCCCTCTGGGACGATGACGTTGATAACGCTGCGGCCTCGCGTCAGCGTGGGATCTGCGGGGACCGTGCGCGGGACGACGTCAGGAAGCGCACCTTGCGCCCCTACGCAGCCGACCTCAGCCCGCTGGGGCCTCCCCCCAACACTGGAATCCCTGATTTGGGACGGGAGGGGGCCAGGTGGGTTGCTGCCCCGCAGACATACCTCCTGCACCTGGGCCGGGCGCGCCGCTGTGGCTGGAGCCATTGCCCGGGGAGTcccgcgggggcgggggcggccgggCGGCTGGCTCGGTGACTCTCAGGTGGAAGACGCGGCGCTCATGCAGGCCGCAGTAGTGGTGGTGTAGGTGGCAGGAGTAAGTGCCCTCGTCTGCCGGCTCCAGCGGGTCGATGAGCAGCGAGAAGTCGCCGCGCGCGAACGCGTCCGCCTCCACCGCCACGCGATCGCGCAGGAAGGACGGCCCGTAGGCGCGGCGCTCGCCGGACGCGTAAAGGTCGAGCAGGCGGTCCGCACGGTCGTGCGGCACCCCAGGCGGCTGGCGGTCCCAGTGCACAACCTGCTGCGCTTCCTCCACGTGTTTGTCGGTCCACACGTGCGCGCGGTTCACGCACGTCAGCAGCGCAGGCGCGCCACGCTCCACAGCCAGCACCTCTTTCTCGCCGTCCCAGTGCGCGCCGGTGGCCTGGGCTGGAGAAGCATGGCAGTCAGGGATCCCGAGCCGGGAGGGAGCCGGGACGGGGCGTCCAGGGTGGCAGGGGTGGAAGTGCACGGGCGGGGTGTTGGGGGGGCACACTCACGGTCGTCGGTAACCTCGAGGCGCACGGCCAGGGTCTCGTAGAAGTGGCAGTAATGGTGGTGAAGATTACAAGTGTACAGCCCCTCGTCAGTCTCCTCCACCGCTACGCACCGGGGGATGGAGCGAGGGGAACCCAGCCATAAGCTCCGCGGCCCCGCCAACGCCCCggggcccccgccccccgccgcggTACCCAGGCCAGTACCTCGGATGAACAGCGAGAAGTTGCCATCTTTGAAGGCGGAGGAAGGCAGCAGGAGGCGGCCGCGGTCGCGCGGCTCGTACACGCGCTGCTTGCCCGCAGAGTACATATCCACCAGTCGGCGCGCGCGACCGCCAGCCAGGCCGCCGCTGAGGTCCCAGTGGACGACGCGTTGGCGGTCGTGCAGCCGGTCTTGGGTCCACACCATGCGCGGGCTCTGGCAGTGCAGCACTGCCCGGGCGCCTGCTGCCCAGCTTACTGCGGACTCGGACACCACGGAGCTGTCGGAGGTCGCGGGCCCAGATGGccctggtggggaggaggagtcAGCGGGGAGGGATGAGACTCCAGAGGACAGTACAGGATGGGGCTAGCAAGGAGGCATGGAGACTGACAGGTTCTTAGGGGAGGGTGGTCACTAACCTGAGGACAGAAGGACGGCAGAACCTGAAATAAGAGGAAGTGAGGGTCAAACTGGGGAGGGGGTGACCTGAGCCTTTACATGTGGGTCACTCGCCGAAATCGGCCCCCCACTTGGCCCCTGGGTCCCTTCTAGAGTCCTAGTTGAGGTGGGTGCTAAGGACACCTTGTTAACAGGTAGGGGTAGGTCCAGAGAAGCCAGGAGGGCACGAGGCGGGGGGGTTTCCTATGCCCTTACCTCTCCCAGGCCCCCACTTAATCCTTGTGGCCACCTGCCCGGGCTGCAGGGACAGCACCTGCGTTTCTTGGGGTGACTGGTGGGGCCAGCCCAGCTCTGGATGTGTGCTTGTCACCAAGGGCCACCTTCAGGAATGATGGCTACCCTAACCATCACTGCAGCAAAGCCACAAGAGCATCAGTGCTGACACCTCGGCTGGTTTGGGGGCTCCTGCACATACATATGCAGTGTGGCACCTGTCCAGAGCCATGCTGCACGAACCCTCCAGGGGCCTCAGGCTGCTGGCACCCCACCGGGAGCCCCTCAGCCTTCAGAAAGGACAAGAAGGCTGGATGTGGGGAGTGACCCCACCATCTGCCACCCCACACGCCAAATTCCTGCTCCAGAGATGTGGCCTGGCGCCCGGGCTGGACGGAGGAATGTGCCGGGTCAGCAGGCCACCCCTGGGGAGCAGGTTCGGGGGGCCCGGGAACAGACCCTGTGAACCCCATGCTTCCCGGGTCCCCCTCAATCCTTCATCCATCCCCTCCTGACAACAGAGAAACACAGTCTGGAGGGGCATCCCAGAGAAGTAGGGGGTGCAAGGGACCCCAGGAGGAAGCCCCATGCTCGGCCTCCCTGCCCTGTTCAGCCCTGTCTCTAGGGTCCAGTGAAGGGAAGTTCTGTAGGGATCTAACATCAGACCTCAGCCCTTCCGTGTCCTGGGGGCCTTCTCCTGGTGAGCAGCACCCTCTGAGGCCCCCAGACCCATCCACTTCCTGGTGGGGTGTCCCCTCACCCCAGAGTTCAGACAGGCTTAGCCCCAAACACGGACTGGCTCAGACTAGGTGTGACTccggccaccccaccccccatgaaCTCACTCTGCAGAAGCACAAGTCTCCAGAGGAGGACCCAGGCCCGCAGCTCCATGGCGCCCGCCTGGCCCGCCGGCGCTTTGTCTCACTTGGTCTCAAACTCTGCAGAAAAACAGCccggccccctcctcctcccgctccTCAGCACCCGCCATGACATCACGGAGCCCTGGGCTGGCCGACAGTCTGCAGACCGCCCCCTCTGCTTCTGCCCGGCCCCTTGGCCTCCCCCAGTACTTGGCTGGCCTGGTGGGAGGGGTTGGGGCCTTGGCCACTGTGTCCCAGAGGGTGAGGGGAATCACTCTGGCTTGGGTcctggagaagggggcagcagccCAGCCCTGGAGGGGCGGGGACTTGAGGACATGGCCTCAGATACCTTGTGGGTGTTTGTGACAGACAGATCCCCACTGGGGCCACTGCAGGTCTAGGGTTCTGGGGGGAGCATCTCCTCACCTGCACTCTATAGGGGGACCCCAACCAAGacatttcccctccccccaaccccttgcAGGCCAGCAGAAAGGCCCAGGCTCCCTGGCCACT includes:
- the MXRA8 gene encoding matrix remodeling-associated protein 8 isoform X1 — protein: MELRAWVLLWRLVLLQSSAVLLSSGPSGPATSDSSVVSESAVSWAAGARAVLHCQSPRMVWTQDRLHDRQRVVHWDLSGGLAGGRARRLVDMYSAGKQRVYEPRDRGRLLLPSSAFKDGNFSLFIRAVEETDEGLYTCNLHHHYCHFYETLAVRLEVTDDPQATGAHWDGEKEVLAVERGAPALLTCVNRAHVWTDKHVEEAQQVVHWDRQPPGVPHDRADRLLDLYASGERRAYGPSFLRDRVAVEADAFARGDFSLLIDPLEPADEGTYSCHLHHHYCGLHERRVFHLRVTEPAARPPPPPRDSPGNGSSHSGAPGPGAGDPTLTRGRSVINVIVPEGRAHFFQQLGYVLATLLLFILLLITVVLATRQRRRGGYEYSDKKSKSKGKDMNMAEFAVASGDPALYRSEDIRLDYKNNILKERADLAHSLPPAKNIDLDKEFRKEYCK
- the MXRA8 gene encoding matrix remodeling-associated protein 8 isoform X2, encoding MELRAWVLLWRLVLLQSSAVLLSSGPSGPATSDSSVVSESAVSWAAGARAVLHCQSPRMVWTQDRLHDRQRVVHWDLSGGLAGGRARRLVDMYSAGKQRVYEPRDRGRLLLPSSAFKDGNFSLFIRAQATGAHWDGEKEVLAVERGAPALLTCVNRAHVWTDKHVEEAQQVVHWDRQPPGVPHDRADRLLDLYASGERRAYGPSFLRDRVAVEADAFARGDFSLLIDPLEPADEGTYSCHLHHHYCGLHERRVFHLRVTEPAARPPPPPRDSPGNGSSHSGAPGPGAGDPTLTRGRSVINVIVPEGRAHFFQQLGYVLATLLLFILLLITVVLATRQRRRGGYEYSDKKSKSKGKDMNMAEFAVASGDPALYRSEDIRLDYKNNILKERADLAHSLPPAKNIDLDKEFRKEYCK